In one window of Polynucleobacter sp. AM-7D1 DNA:
- the rplB gene encoding 50S ribosomal protein L2: MPLMKTKPTSPGRRSMVKVVNPDLHKGKPFAALVEPQFQKAGRNNNGHITTRHKGGGHKHHYRVVDFKRNDKDGIPAKVERLEYDPNRSANIALIVFADGERRYILAAKGMTVGQALMTGAEAPIKSGNNLPIRNIPVGSTIHCVEMLPGKGAQIARSAGGSAVLLAREGVYAQVRLRSGEVRRILIDCRATIGEVGNEEHSLRVIGKAGANRWRGIRPTVRGVAMNPVDHPHGGGEGRTGEGRVPVSPWGTPTKGYRTRRNKRTTSMIVQRRQKR, translated from the coding sequence ATGCCTTTGATGAAGACAAAACCGACCTCACCAGGTCGTCGCTCAATGGTCAAGGTGGTAAATCCTGACCTGCATAAAGGTAAACCTTTTGCAGCGTTGGTAGAGCCACAGTTCCAAAAAGCAGGACGTAACAATAATGGTCACATCACTACCCGTCATAAAGGTGGTGGTCATAAGCATCACTATCGTGTTGTTGATTTCAAACGTAACGACAAAGATGGTATTCCAGCAAAAGTTGAACGCTTGGAATACGATCCAAACCGCAGTGCAAATATTGCATTGATCGTGTTTGCTGATGGTGAGCGTCGCTATATTCTTGCTGCAAAAGGCATGACTGTTGGTCAGGCATTGATGACTGGTGCTGAAGCCCCAATCAAGTCTGGTAACAACTTGCCAATTCGTAACATTCCAGTTGGTAGCACGATTCACTGTGTAGAAATGTTGCCGGGCAAAGGTGCTCAAATCGCACGTTCTGCTGGTGGTTCTGCAGTGTTATTGGCTCGTGAAGGTGTATACGCTCAGGTGCGCTTGCGCTCTGGTGAAGTACGTCGCATTTTGATCGATTGCCGTGCCACTATTGGTGAAGTTGGTAATGAAGAGCATAGCTTGCGCGTTATCGGTAAAGCTGGTGCTAATCGCTGGCGTGGTATTCGCCCGACCGTTCGCGGTGTGGCAATGAACCCAGTAGATCACCCACACGGTGGTGGTGAAGGTAGAACTGGCGAAGGCCGTGTACCTGTCTCCCCATGGGGCACACCAACTAAAGGTTATCGTACACGTCGCAATAAGCGTACAACTTCGATGATCGTTCAACGTCGTCAAAAACGTTAA
- the rpmD gene encoding 50S ribosomal protein L30: MTTSNSKVKLQLVRSLIGTRESHRATVRGLGLGRINSVSELEDTPAVRGMINKVSYLVKVIG; the protein is encoded by the coding sequence ATGACAACATCTAACTCCAAAGTCAAACTGCAATTAGTGCGCAGCTTGATCGGTACACGCGAAAGCCACCGTGCAACAGTTCGTGGTTTAGGCCTCGGACGTATCAATTCTGTTTCAGAATTGGAAGACACTCCAGCTGTTCGCGGAATGATTAATAAAGTTTCTTATCTAGTTAAAGTCATTGGCTAA
- the rplR gene encoding 50S ribosomal protein L18, which yields MNKDESRQRRARQTRIRIAEALANRLTVIRSNSHISAQVYSPCGTKVVAAASSMEKELRQAIKNGGNAEAAKQIGKLVAERAVKAGVVDVAFDRSGHRYHGRIKALAEAAREAGLKF from the coding sequence ATGAATAAAGACGAATCCAGACAAAGACGTGCTAGGCAGACTCGTATTCGCATTGCCGAAGCATTGGCAAATCGCTTAACAGTTATCCGTAGCAATTCACATATCTCTGCACAGGTATATAGCCCATGTGGAACCAAGGTTGTGGCAGCTGCCTCATCAATGGAAAAAGAATTGCGCCAAGCGATCAAAAACGGCGGCAACGCTGAAGCGGCTAAACAAATCGGCAAACTAGTTGCTGAGCGTGCTGTTAAAGCAGGCGTTGTTGATGTTGCTTTTGATCGTTCCGGTCATCGTTACCACGGCCGTATTAAGGCCTTAGCTGAAGCTGCGCGTGAAGCCGGCCTGAAGTTCTAA
- the rpsH gene encoding 30S ribosomal protein S8: MSISDPIADMLTRIRNAQAVQKPVVLMPSSKVKVAIAKVLQDEGYIDSFEIKGEAAKPVLHIELKYYAGRPVIERIDRVSTPSLRIYKGRHDIPEVMNGLGIAIISTPQGVMTDRKARANGVGGEVICYVA, encoded by the coding sequence ATGAGTATCAGCGATCCAATCGCCGACATGTTGACAAGGATCCGCAATGCGCAAGCAGTGCAGAAACCCGTAGTCTTGATGCCGTCGTCAAAAGTTAAAGTAGCTATTGCAAAAGTCTTGCAGGATGAAGGTTATATCGATAGTTTTGAAATCAAAGGTGAAGCAGCTAAGCCAGTGCTACACATTGAACTCAAATACTACGCAGGCCGCCCTGTTATTGAGCGTATTGACCGTGTATCTACACCAAGTCTACGTATCTACAAAGGCCGTCACGACATTCCTGAAGTAATGAATGGCTTGGGCATTGCAATTATTTCAACCCCACAAGGCGTAATGACAGACCGCAAAGCACGTGCAAACGGCGTTGGTGGTGAAGTTATTTGCTACGTCGCGTAA
- the rplE gene encoding 50S ribosomal protein L5 has translation MSTRFQEHYQAKVVADLIAKFGYKSVMEVPRITKVTLNMGLGDAVNDKKIIENAVGDLTKVAGQKPVVTKAKKAIAGFKIRQGYPIGAMVTLRGARMYEFLDRFVTVALPRVRDFRGISGKAFDGRGNYNIGVKEQIIFPEIEYDKIDALRGLNISITTTAKTDEEAKALLAAFKFPFRN, from the coding sequence ATGAGCACACGTTTTCAAGAACACTATCAAGCTAAAGTTGTTGCTGATTTAATCGCCAAATTTGGCTACAAGTCAGTAATGGAAGTTCCACGTATCACCAAGGTAACCCTGAATATGGGCTTGGGCGATGCAGTGAACGACAAGAAAATTATCGAAAATGCAGTTGGCGATTTGACAAAAGTAGCAGGTCAAAAGCCAGTTGTGACAAAAGCAAAAAAAGCGATTGCTGGTTTCAAAATTCGCCAAGGTTACCCAATCGGTGCCATGGTGACATTGCGTGGTGCACGCATGTATGAATTTTTAGACCGTTTCGTGACTGTTGCTTTGCCACGCGTACGTGACTTCCGCGGAATTTCCGGTAAGGCATTTGACGGTCGTGGTAACTACAACATCGGCGTTAAAGAGCAAATCATTTTCCCTGAAATCGAATACGACAAAATTGATGCCCTCCGTGGTCTCAATATCAGTATTACGACGACCGCTAAGACTGACGAAGAAGCAAAAGCTTTGTTAGCAGCGTTCAAATTCCCTTTCCGCAATTAA
- the rpsS gene encoding 30S ribosomal protein S19, with product MTRSAKKGPFCDASLVKKVEVAQANKDKKPIKTWSRRSTILPDFIGLTIAVHNGRQHVPVYVSENMVGHKLGEFALTRTFKGHAADKKVTKK from the coding sequence ATGACACGTTCAGCTAAAAAAGGCCCATTTTGCGACGCCAGCTTAGTAAAAAAAGTTGAAGTTGCACAAGCCAACAAGGACAAAAAGCCGATCAAAACTTGGTCACGCCGTTCAACAATCCTCCCAGACTTTATTGGTCTGACGATTGCTGTACATAACGGTCGTCAACACGTTCCGGTATATGTATCAGAAAACATGGTGGGTCATAAGTTAGGCGAATTTGCCTTGACCCGTACTTTCAAAGGTCACGCTGCTGACAAGAAAGTAACGAAGAAGTAA
- the rplV gene encoding 50S ribosomal protein L22, translating to MMEVKAIHKGARISAQKTRLVADQIRGLPIARAMNILNFSPKKAAFIVKKVVESAMANAEHNKGADIDELKVSTIIVDKGTSLKRFTARAKGRGNQIEKQTCHITVTLSN from the coding sequence ATGATGGAAGTTAAAGCTATTCACAAGGGCGCCCGCATTTCTGCGCAAAAGACACGTTTGGTCGCTGACCAAATCCGTGGTTTGCCAATTGCTCGCGCTATGAACATTTTGAATTTCAGCCCCAAGAAAGCTGCCTTCATTGTGAAGAAAGTTGTTGAGTCCGCAATGGCCAATGCTGAACACAATAAGGGTGCTGATATTGATGAGCTCAAGGTTTCAACAATTATTGTTGATAAGGGTACTTCCTTGAAGCGCTTCACAGCACGTGCTAAGGGTCGCGGTAATCAAATCGAAAAACAAACATGTCACATCACCGTGACCTTGAGTAACTAA
- the rplX gene encoding 50S ribosomal protein L24, with protein MKKIRKGDSVVLLTGRDKGKQGTVTAVLENKLVIEGVNIYKKSVKPNPAAGVTGGMIDKTMPVHISNVAVVDGNGKPSRVGIKLVDGKKQRFLKTTGATLSA; from the coding sequence ATGAAAAAGATTCGTAAAGGTGATTCAGTAGTTCTGTTGACTGGCCGTGATAAGGGCAAGCAAGGAACAGTTACAGCCGTTCTCGAGAACAAACTAGTAATCGAAGGCGTAAACATTTACAAAAAGAGCGTTAAGCCAAATCCAGCAGCCGGTGTTACTGGCGGCATGATTGACAAGACGATGCCTGTTCACATTTCTAATGTGGCTGTGGTTGACGGTAACGGCAAACCATCACGTGTTGGTATCAAACTCGTGGACGGTAAAAAGCAACGTTTCCTCAAAACCACTGGCGCAACTTTAAGCGCATAA
- the rpsC gene encoding 30S ribosomal protein S3: MGQKINPTGFRLSVTKNWTSKWYANNTDFAKMLKEDVDVRIYLKKKLKNASVSKVIIERPAKNARITIYSSRPGVVIGKKGEDIEVLRRELQKRMGVPVHVNIEEIRKPEVDAQLIADSITQQLEKRIMFRRAMKRAMQNAMRLGAQGIKIMSSGRLNGAEIARREWYREGRVPLHTLKADIDYATSEAETTYGIIGVKVWVYKGDTLGRGADAVAVTAEPAAEEKKPRRAPAKTTARKPAADSKPLVAAKPAVKRAPKAAEAPSAEAQKSGE, from the coding sequence ATGGGACAAAAGATAAACCCAACCGGATTCCGACTCTCGGTAACGAAGAACTGGACATCAAAGTGGTATGCAAACAATACTGATTTTGCGAAGATGCTCAAAGAGGACGTAGATGTCCGCATCTATCTCAAGAAGAAGTTGAAGAATGCATCAGTAAGTAAAGTCATTATTGAGCGTCCCGCAAAGAACGCACGCATCACAATTTACAGCTCACGCCCAGGTGTTGTGATCGGTAAAAAAGGTGAAGATATTGAAGTTCTCCGTCGTGAACTCCAGAAGCGTATGGGCGTTCCAGTCCATGTGAACATTGAAGAAATTCGTAAGCCTGAAGTTGATGCTCAATTGATCGCTGACTCTATTACTCAACAGTTAGAGAAGCGCATCATGTTCCGTCGTGCAATGAAGCGCGCAATGCAAAATGCAATGCGCCTTGGTGCACAAGGAATCAAGATCATGTCTTCTGGTCGTTTGAATGGTGCTGAAATTGCACGTCGCGAATGGTACCGTGAGGGTCGTGTTCCACTTCATACATTGAAGGCTGATATTGATTACGCAACTTCAGAAGCGGAAACAACATACGGCATCATCGGTGTAAAAGTTTGGGTATACAAAGGCGATACATTAGGTCGCGGTGCTGATGCTGTAGCAGTAACGGCAGAGCCAGCAGCTGAAGAGAAAAAGCCACGTCGCGCACCAGCTAAAACAACCGCACGCAAACCAGCAGCTGACAGCAAGCCTTTAGTTGCTGCTAAGCCAGCAGTAAAGCGTGCACCGAAAGCCGCTGAAGCCCCAAGTGCTGAAGCGCAGAAGTCAGGAGAGTAA
- the rpsQ gene encoding 30S ribosomal protein S17 — MTELSKPLRRTLVGRVVSDKMQKTVTVLVERQVKHALYGKYVGQSKKYHAHDEAGQYKMGDTVEIAESKPISRTKSWVVTRLVQESKGI; from the coding sequence ATGACAGAATTATCTAAACCCTTGCGCCGCACCCTTGTGGGTCGTGTCGTTAGCGACAAAATGCAAAAAACTGTGACTGTGCTAGTTGAGCGCCAAGTAAAACATGCGCTTTATGGCAAATATGTTGGACAGTCCAAAAAATACCATGCTCATGACGAAGCTGGTCAATACAAGATGGGTGATACCGTTGAAATTGCTGAATCTAAGCCAATTTCACGTACTAAGTCTTGGGTTGTAACCCGTTTAGTTCAAGAATCAAAAGGTATTTAA
- the rpsN gene encoding 30S ribosomal protein S14, translating into MAKLSLIERENKRTKTVEKYAVKRAELKAIIADQSRSDEERYEARLKLQALPRNASPIRQRNRCSLTGRPRGVFSKFGLARSKIREIAFRGEIPGLTKASW; encoded by the coding sequence GTGGCAAAACTATCCCTAATTGAGCGCGAGAATAAGCGCACAAAAACTGTAGAGAAGTACGCTGTAAAGCGTGCTGAACTCAAGGCAATCATTGCTGATCAATCACGCAGCGATGAAGAGCGCTATGAAGCTCGCTTGAAGCTACAGGCACTTCCACGTAACGCAAGCCCGATTCGTCAAAGAAATCGTTGTTCATTAACCGGTCGTCCACGCGGTGTATTCAGCAAGTTTGGTTTAGCGCGTAGCAAGATTCGTGAAATCGCCTTCCGTGGCGAAATCCCCGGTTTAACCAAGGCCAGCTGGTAA
- the rpsE gene encoding 30S ribosomal protein S5, with protein sequence MAKMQTKMQNEERDDGLREKMIAVNRVTKVVKGGRILGFAALTVVGDGDGRIGMGKGKSKEVPVAVQKAMDEARRKMIKVSLRKGTLQHTVIGKHGASRVMISPAKDGTGVIAGGPMRAIFDVMGVTNVVAKSLGSTNPYNMVRATIDGLSKMSTPSEIAAKRGKSVEEILG encoded by the coding sequence ATGGCAAAAATGCAAACCAAGATGCAAAACGAAGAGCGTGATGATGGCCTTCGCGAGAAGATGATCGCTGTTAATCGTGTAACTAAAGTGGTTAAGGGTGGTCGTATTCTCGGCTTCGCTGCACTCACTGTAGTTGGCGATGGCGATGGTCGTATCGGCATGGGTAAAGGTAAATCAAAAGAAGTTCCAGTTGCTGTTCAAAAGGCAATGGACGAAGCACGTCGCAAGATGATCAAAGTTTCCTTACGTAAAGGTACTTTGCAACACACTGTGATTGGTAAGCATGGCGCATCACGCGTGATGATTTCTCCAGCTAAAGATGGTACTGGCGTTATTGCTGGTGGCCCAATGCGCGCAATTTTCGATGTAATGGGTGTAACTAACGTTGTTGCTAAGTCACTTGGCTCAACAAACCCTTACAACATGGTTCGTGCAACGATTGATGGTTTAAGCAAGATGAGCACTCCTTCTGAAATTGCTGCTAAGCGCGGTAAGTCAGTTGAAGAGATTCTCGGCTAA
- the rplF gene encoding 50S ribosomal protein L6, with the protein MSRVGKSPIPVPKGAEISINGANITVKGPLGTLTHNLHPSVGLKQEDGVLTVVLNNDTPEAGAQSGTARALVNNMVVGVTTGFERKLSLVGVGYRAAAQGESLKLQLGFSHDIIYNLPKGVKAETPTQTEIIIKGSNKQQVGQVAAEVRAYRSPEPYKGKGVRYVDEVVHLKETKKK; encoded by the coding sequence ATGTCCCGCGTTGGTAAATCACCTATTCCAGTCCCTAAGGGCGCTGAAATCAGCATCAACGGTGCAAACATTACTGTTAAAGGCCCATTAGGTACTTTGACACACAACTTGCATCCTTCTGTTGGTTTGAAACAAGAAGATGGCGTATTGACAGTTGTTTTAAATAACGACACACCAGAAGCTGGTGCACAGTCAGGTACAGCACGTGCTTTAGTAAACAACATGGTTGTTGGCGTAACTACTGGCTTTGAGCGCAAGCTCAGTTTGGTAGGCGTTGGTTACCGTGCTGCTGCTCAAGGCGAATCATTGAAGTTGCAGTTAGGTTTCTCACACGACATTATTTACAACCTGCCAAAAGGTGTAAAAGCTGAGACTCCTACTCAAACTGAAATCATTATCAAAGGTTCCAACAAGCAGCAAGTTGGCCAGGTTGCAGCTGAAGTTCGCGCATACCGTTCACCAGAGCCATACAAAGGCAAAGGTGTTCGCTACGTGGATGAGGTTGTACATCTGAAAGAAACTAAGAAGAAGTAA
- the rpmC gene encoding 50S ribosomal protein L29 has protein sequence MKKTELASKDLVALNAELTELLKTSFKLRMQKGTQQLTNTSQLGKTKREIARVKTFITQKTAQK, from the coding sequence ATGAAAAAGACAGAATTAGCATCCAAAGATCTGGTTGCCTTGAATGCAGAATTAACAGAGCTTTTGAAGACTAGCTTCAAACTCCGTATGCAAAAGGGTACTCAGCAACTCACCAACACCAGCCAATTGGGTAAAACTAAGCGTGAAATTGCTCGCGTGAAGACCTTTATTACTCAAAAAACTGCACAGAAATAA
- the rplP gene encoding 50S ribosomal protein L16 → MLQPKRRKYRKEQKGRNTGVATRGSSVAFGDFGLKAIGRGRLTARQIESARRAMTRHIKRGGRIWIRIFPDKPISQKPAEVRMGNGKGNPEYYVAEIQPGKILYEMDGVDEGLAREAFKLAAAKLPLQTTFVIRHLG, encoded by the coding sequence ATGCTACAACCAAAGCGTCGTAAGTATCGCAAGGAGCAAAAGGGACGTAACACTGGCGTGGCAACACGCGGTAGTTCAGTAGCCTTTGGTGACTTTGGATTGAAAGCTATTGGCCGTGGTCGTTTGACTGCACGTCAGATTGAATCTGCACGTCGCGCAATGACACGTCACATTAAGCGTGGTGGTCGTATCTGGATTCGTATTTTCCCAGACAAACCAATTTCACAAAAGCCAGCTGAAGTACGTATGGGTAACGGTAAAGGTAACCCAGAGTACTACGTAGCAGAAATTCAACCAGGCAAGATTTTGTACGAGATGGATGGTGTGGATGAAGGTTTGGCACGTGAGGCTTTCAAGCTTGCTGCTGCTAAGTTGCCATTGCAAACCACTTTCGTGATTCGCCACTTAGGTTGA
- the rplN gene encoding 50S ribosomal protein L14, which yields MIQTESRLQVADNTGASEVLCIKVLGGSKRRYASIGDVIKVTVKSAAPRGRVKKGDIYNAVVVRTAKGVRRPDGSLIKFDGNAAVLLNAKLEPIGTRIFGPVTRELRTEKFMKIVSLAPEVI from the coding sequence ATGATTCAGACCGAAAGTAGATTACAGGTCGCCGACAACACAGGCGCCAGTGAAGTTTTGTGCATCAAGGTATTGGGCGGCTCTAAGCGTCGTTACGCCAGTATCGGTGATGTCATTAAAGTGACTGTAAAGTCCGCTGCTCCACGTGGCCGTGTAAAAAAAGGTGACATTTATAACGCCGTAGTAGTGAGAACTGCTAAGGGTGTTCGCCGTCCAGACGGCTCATTGATTAAGTTCGATGGAAACGCTGCGGTATTGCTCAACGCTAAGTTAGAGCCAATCGGCACACGTATCTTTGGACCAGTGACGCGTGAGTTGCGTACTGAGAAGTTCATGAAGATCGTTTCTCTCGCCCCCGAAGTTATTTAA